The following are from one region of the Dehalococcoidales bacterium genome:
- a CDS encoding signal peptidase I: MIRKFSIDSRFVLVLSLVGIYVLVNFGLPTMGNRIWSTYLILPVTWLLLFIGTLKLLPPARTPRERVRQDFLILALTGGISQLVAYVFGGVFSSFGESPYTFTFLGISRNLFLVTATLLGMEFSRAWLIRRMGSKHTWSAIVFVGLLFTVIAVPWDALTSLRFETDSIAYLTGTFFPLLAENVLATRLARSGGPLASLLYRGILQLFWWFSPVIPDLQWTFRGLIGIIVPLLLLVAAGRLESSLVKRSRTRMQPGFLATAGWLMTALAGVCIIWFSVGLFPLKPALIASGSMRPYMEVGDIAIMAEFTEEQIQVGDVIQIRRSEDENIIHRVIEIQETESGRVFVTKGDANEDPDIYPAAALAVTGKNIFVIPKVGWLAVLVKNVIGNR, translated from the coding sequence TTGATTAGAAAGTTCTCTATTGATTCAAGATTTGTACTGGTACTTTCTCTGGTGGGAATTTACGTGTTGGTAAATTTCGGCCTTCCCACCATGGGCAACCGTATCTGGAGCACCTACCTCATTTTACCCGTCACCTGGCTGCTGCTCTTCATCGGCACACTGAAATTGCTGCCCCCGGCCCGGACCCCCCGCGAGAGAGTACGCCAGGACTTTCTCATCCTGGCCCTTACCGGCGGTATTAGCCAGCTAGTTGCCTATGTGTTCGGCGGCGTATTTTCGTCCTTCGGAGAGAGCCCCTATACATTCACTTTTCTGGGCATTTCGCGAAATTTGTTCCTGGTCACCGCAACACTGCTGGGCATGGAGTTCAGCCGTGCCTGGCTGATACGGCGTATGGGTAGTAAACACACCTGGTCTGCGATAGTCTTTGTGGGGCTGCTGTTCACAGTAATAGCCGTCCCGTGGGATGCCCTGACGTCGCTGAGGTTTGAAACAGACTCGATAGCATATTTGACGGGTACTTTCTTCCCTCTCCTGGCTGAGAATGTGCTGGCAACCCGGCTGGCTCGCTCCGGAGGCCCTTTAGCATCTTTGCTCTACCGGGGTATATTGCAGTTATTCTGGTGGTTCAGTCCCGTTATACCGGACCTGCAATGGACATTCCGGGGGCTTATCGGTATCATTGTCCCTCTGCTGCTTCTGGTTGCTGCCGGCAGGCTGGAATCATCACTCGTAAAGCGCTCCCGTACCAGAATGCAGCCCGGATTTTTGGCCACTGCCGGCTGGCTGATGACGGCTCTTGCTGGTGTATGTATCATCTGGTTCTCGGTAGGCCTTTTCCCGCTCAAACCGGCTTTGATTGCCAGCGGCAGCATGCGTCCTTACATGGAGGTAGGAGATATCGCTATTATGGCCGAGTTTACAGAAGAACAAATTCAGGTAGGTGACGTCATCCAGATACGCAGAAGCGAAGATGAAAACATCATACACCGAGTTATTGAAATTCAAGAGACGGAGAGCGGCAGGGTATTCGTTACCAAAGGTGACGCTAATGAAGACCCGGATATTTATCCGGCGGCTGCCCTTGCCGTAACGGGTAAAAACATATTCGTTATCCCTAAAGTCGGGTGGCTGGCGGTACTGGTGAAAAATGTAATAGGCAACAGGTGA
- a CDS encoding archaeosortase/exosortase family protein: MGRLKFSRLKPLVVRHRAIIRSVMIFIVLIGIWSVFYPRIMDARGLDWLMQLVAGLTTYLLWLLGNPVNLNETVVASSVFSMQVGNECTGIVPAVILVAAVIAYPSSILKKILCLGLGIPVIFLINLVRTVSLYYVGVHIPQYFDITHFVVWQSITILVVIGIWLLWIGKVVNVQPS; this comes from the coding sequence ATGGGTAGACTTAAATTCTCCCGGTTGAAGCCGCTGGTTGTGCGCCACAGGGCTATTATACGCTCTGTCATGATATTTATTGTCTTAATCGGTATATGGTCCGTTTTTTACCCCAGGATAATGGATGCCCGCGGTTTGGACTGGCTGATGCAGCTGGTAGCCGGACTCACGACCTATCTACTCTGGCTGCTGGGAAATCCGGTAAACCTGAATGAAACTGTTGTCGCCTCGTCTGTTTTCTCCATGCAGGTGGGCAATGAATGCACGGGCATAGTACCTGCTGTTATTTTAGTGGCCGCTGTTATAGCTTATCCTTCTTCTATATTGAAAAAGATACTATGCCTCGGCCTAGGCATACCGGTTATTTTCCTGATAAACCTGGTACGTACTGTGAGCCTTTATTATGTCGGGGTTCATATACCTCAATACTTTGATATCACCCATTTTGTGGTCTGGCAATCAATAACCATCCTGGTGGTAATCGGCATATGGCTACTGTGGATTGGGAAGGTCGTCAATGTACAGCCGTCATAG